The proteins below come from a single Papaver somniferum cultivar HN1 chromosome 11, ASM357369v1, whole genome shotgun sequence genomic window:
- the LOC113320423 gene encoding BTB/POZ domain-containing protein At5g60050-like, protein MAADRNKLRSKEVSNMIKQGFIETPSIIFSPSRYISRVSSPPQTPSPPQPPHVIYPPHQLQSRTTLFEMMSNEHEKESIQSPDHDGNSAKLQQRINEILTNAPFQNPNWGEPSDVKLVVVSRDESFKVEMRLHLKILVNGSRFFADKLKSGGKIEHCVEISDIDDVEIYVETLVLMYCNDLKQRLMGENVQKVLSLLKVCSDIMFDVGVISCLKYLEAIPWTEEEEDKVVSVLCKLQTNDLVIEVLQRLYPSEPSTSTEANGVFLQVMSGVLQAKDDKACREMKNLIFKLFTVEPTSSSKGNYHLDVSKDTLDNICHRCINALVICANEVTNIDEGKRDRADLMSEISREANNLRWVVDILIDKEMGDEFVILWANLAELATLHPKIPPMRRYEISRITVQLCNAIGRGLIYASRETRFSLLCTWLEALYTDFGLMKRCCRNFDKKLVEDGLGRTILTLSLPQQQGILMNWLHRFVSKGDDCPNLRQAFEIWWRRSFIRQYAAEQQDSSKLQITSVPYCSTP, encoded by the exons ATGGCGGCAGATAGAAACAAATTGAGATCTAAAGAGGTCTCAAACATGATAAAGCAAGGGTTCATTGAAACCCCAtctattattttctctccatcaaGATACATTTCTAGGGTTTCTTCTCCTCCGCAAACCCCTTCACCTCCACAGCCTCCTCATGTTATATACCCACCACACCAACTGCAATCACGAACTACCCTTTTCGAAATGATGTCCAATGAACATGAAAAAGAATCAATTCAATCTCCTGATCATGACGGGAATAGTGCTAAGTTACAACAAAGAATTAATGAGATCTTAACAAATGCCCCTTTCCAAAATCCTAATTGGGGTGAACCTAGTGATGTGAAGCTAGTTGTTGTTTCAAGGGATGAGTCTTTTAAGGTTGAAATGAGGTTGCATCTTAAGATTTTGGTTAATGGAAGTCGATTCTTTGCGGATAAGTTGAAATCTGGTGGGAAAATTGAACATTGTGTTGAGATTTCTGATATTGATGATGTTGAGATTTATGTGGAGACATTGGTGTTGATGTATTGTAATGATTTGAAGCAGAGATTAATGGGTGAGAATGTGCAGAAGGTTTTGAGCTTACTTAAG GTGTGTTCTGACATTATGTTTGATGTGGGAGTAATATCTTGTTTAAAATATTTGGAAGCAATTCCATGGACTGAGGAGGAAGAGGACAAAGTGGTATCAGTTCTTTGTAAGCTTCAAACCAATGACTTGGTGATTGAAGTTCTTCAAAGACTTTATCCTTCAGAACCATCTACGTCGACAGAAGCCAATGGCGTTTTCTTGCAGGTTATGAGTGGTGTATTACAAGCTAAAGATGATAAAGCTTGTCGGGAAATGAAGAATCTAATTTTTAAATTGTTCACAGTAGAGCCAACATCTTCAAGCAAAGGAAACTATCACTTGGATGTTTCTAAAGATACTCTTGATAATATCTGCCACAGATGTATTAATGCCCTTGTTATTTGTGCAAATGAAGTTACAAACATTGATGAAGGCAAGAGGGACCGAGCTGATTTAATGAGTGAGATAAGTCGGGAAGCCAATAATCTTCGATGGGTTGTTGATATTTTGATTGATAAAGAAATGGGTGATGAGTTTGTGATACTCTGGGCAAATCTAGCGGAGCTTGCTACTCTTCATCCTAAAATTCCTCCAATGCGCCGTTATGAAATAAGCAGGATCACTGTACAGCTATGTAATGCTATAGGAAGAGGACTTATTTATGCATCAAGAGAGACGAGATTCTCACTACTGTGTACATGGTTGGAGGCTCTATATACCGACTTTGGACTGATGAAGAGATGTTGTAGAAATTTTGACAAGAAATTGGTGGAAGATGGATTGGGTCGGACAATACTAACATTGTCATTGCCACAGCAACAAGGGATCTTAATGAATTGGCTTCATCGGTTTGTGAGCAAAGGTGATGATTGTCCGAATCTAAGACAAGCATTCGAGATTTGGTGGAGAAGATCTTTCATCAGGCAATATGCGGCCGAGCAGCAGGATAGTTCAAAATTGCAGATTACCAGTGTCCCCTATTGTTCAACACCCTAG